Within Elizabethkingia sp. JS20170427COW, the genomic segment TTCCTGTTCTACACACCATGATACACCAAGTGAAAACTTGGATAAGAGCTACCTTCTCTTGGGTATCGGAATTTAATATTAACCGATATTTAAGTGAATTTAGTTACCGAATTAATCGTTCACAATCTAAAAAGACTATTTTCAATAATCTCATCAAACGAATGGTAGGAAGAAAACCTGTTTATCAAGATAAATTAGTATGTAGTTAAATTATGACCTCAATAAATAAAAATATTCTTTATATAAACTTCTCTCCTTTTTTCAGAGTTTTAAGTTCTGTAACATAGTCTTTAATTTCCTGGTCGTGATCTCTTGGGCAGATAAGCAAAGCTTTATCCGTATCTACGATAATATAGTCGTTAAGCCCATCTATAATTACTGCTTTATTCTTGTTTTTAATATGAATAATATTTCCCGTTGCGTCATATGTTAATACATAACGAGAATTATCTGCATTATTGTTTTCATCTTTTTCAGCATTCTCATAAATAGATGTCCAAGTCCCTAAATCCGACCATCCTAAATCTGCAGGAACTACTGCCACATTTTTTGCTTTTTCTAAAATACCATTATCGATGGATATTTTCTGAATTTTAGGATAAACAGTAGCTATATAAGACTTTTCATCTTCCGTATTGTATGGACAATCTGAAAATTGTTGATACATCTCTGGCAAAAATTTTTGAAAAGCAGATACAATTTCATGTGCTTCCCACACAAAAATACCGGCATTCCAAAGAAAGTCACCAGATTCCAGTAAAGTTTTAGCAACCTCTAGTGATGGCTTTTCGGTAAAGGTTTTTACCTTAAAAACATTATCATCCTTTTTATCTAAGAATTGAATATATCCATAGCCTGTTTCAGGTCTCGTAGGTTCTATACCTATTGTAACTAAAGTTTTATACTCTTTTGTTTCCTCAAAAGCAATATTCACTTTTTCTTCAAAGATATCTTCTTTTAAAATCAAGTGGTCCGAAGGCAGCACAGCAATACAAGCTTCAGGGTTTCTATCTTGTATTTTTAAAGCCATATAAAGGTTACAAGCCGCCGTATTTTTCATCATAGGCTCTCCTACAATATTTTCTGGATTTAAATCTGGAAGCTGAGCTTGCACTACATCTACATGTTCTGCACTGGTAATTACATAAATATGATCCAAAGGCACTACTTTCTTAATACGATCATAAGTCTGCTGAATCATTGTGCGCCCTACTCCTAATATATCTTGAAATTGCTTCGGAAACTTGGAGGTACTAATAGGCCAAAACCTACTACCTACCCCGCCTGCCATAATTACGCAATATTTATTATCTACTATCATTAGCTACTATTTTAATCTCCGCACAGGCCTGAAAAAGATATTCCTTTCCTGTGGATACATTCCTACAAAGATAACGTTTTTTCTTTTTTTCCAGCAGTTGGTATCTTTGTTGTCTAAATTCAAATAAATTGCCACTTTTGAGTCCATCAAAAGAACTAGCATTCGTTTGTGGCCTGAAATAATTTACAATTTCTGGGCTTACTGAAAAGTTAGCTTTAGGATTCGTCGAAAATTGCTCCACCAAAGGCTGAAAATCTTCTTGATAAACCAAAACGCTTTCCAACAACAACTCCCTATAAGCATTCTTCCATTCTGGTCCATGAGCTTGAGCCCTAGGAAAAGACACCCTCACCAAAAGGTGGGCAATTTCATGACTCAGCACAAAAAAGAACAAGTCTGGTGGTAAATTATAATTTACACTTATCTGATGACAACGCTTGATAGGATGATACCGATAATCTCCAAGTTTAGATTCTCTATTTCTGGATATCCTTATTTCTATAGGAAAAGGCTGTAACCATTTTTCTACATAAAAAAGAGCATCCTTAGGCAAATACTTTTCTAAAGTGGCTAAACTCATAATATACAAATATTGCAAAAATAAACTTAAAAACCTATATTTTAAGTACATTTGTGTAACAACCCAATCTATGAAAAAAATGTTTACCATCATCCTTGGAGGCCTGGCCCTCATTATCGCCCTAATGTACGCCTTCGGGTATGATTATATCTTTACTGCTATTAAACTCACCTATCTAAAAGGAGAAACAGGAGCTACCATAAAAGATGGACCTTACTTTGCCAAAAGCCAAATTAGCCCTGGTATTATCCAACCCTGGGAAAAAGATTCTCTTTATAATAAAACGCCTTTACCTGAAAAGGTATTAAAACATTTAAACCAATCCAAAACAGCATCCTTTCTTGTTTTTAAAGATGGGAAAATCCTTAGCGAACAATATTGGGATGGTAACCCTACTACGCTTACCAACTCCTTTTCCATGGCGAAAAGCGTTGCAGTAATGCTTACCGGAATTGCAATACAAGATGGTAAAATCAAAAGTTTACAACAAAAGTTGAGCGATTTTTATCCCAATTTCGCCAAAGATCCTCTAGGAAAAAACTGCACATTAGAAGACCTATCTTCAATGGAAAGTGGCCTAAAATGGTCGGAAGATTATCAAAATCCTTTTGGTCCTAATGCGAAAGCTTATTACGGAAAAAACCTTCCCGAATGGATGCTAAATCAACCTTTTGATACTGAACCTGGAACCAAATTCGAATACCTAAGTGGGGCCACCCAACTTTTAGGCTTTGTATTAAGAAAAGCTGTGGACTTACCGCTAGGAGTATATTTATCTGAAAAAATATGGCAACCTTTAGGGATGGAAAATGGTGCCTATTGGGGAATGGACCAAGATAATGGAATGGAAAAAACTTACTGTTGTATTAATGCGACTTCCAGAGATTTTGCAAAACTAGGGCAGCTTTTACTTAACCATGGAAATTGGAATGGCAGACAAATCATCTCTCATGATTTTGTACAAAAGATGATTACAGGAACTACCCTCTCTCAACAATCTTATGGAAACGGAATTTGGGTAAACAATGACTCAGATATCCCGCATTATTATCTTAGAGGTTTATATGGGCAGTATGTTATTTGCATCCCTCAATACAACATGATTATTGTAAGAACGGGCTCTTCTAGAGATGAAACAATGGACAATAAAAAAAGACCTGTAGAGGTAGATTTCTTTGTTCATGAAATGGTTAAACTTTACCAATAACACTCCTTATGATTAGCAATATTCCTATAGAAAAAATTCTATTTTTAGATATTGAAACTGTCCCTCAAGCAGAGAAATGGGAAGATCTCGATGAAACCACCCAAAAATTATGGGATAAAAAAACAGCAACCCAAAGAAAAGAAGATATTTCTGCTGCAGACTTTTATGAACAAAGAGGAGGGATTATGGCCGAATTTGGAAAAATCATCTGTATTTCTGTAGGAATGCTTTCTTCAAAAACAGGCAAATTAAAAATACACTCATTCTACGGACATGATGAGCGAAAGATACTTGAAGACTTTTCCGAAATGTTTACCTCTCCTAAACTAAATGCTGTTCTTCTTTGCGGCCACAATGGGAAAGAATTCGACTTTCCTTTTATTGCTAGGAGAATGTTAGTTCACATGATCCCACCGCCAAAGCCTTTTCAACTTTTTGGCAAAAAACCATGGGAGGTACCTCATCTAGATACTATGGAGCTTTGGAAATTCGGAGATTGGAAGAGTTTTGCATCTCTTGAGCTTTTAGCACATCTCTTCAACATCCCTACTCCTAAAGATGATATTGATGGCTCTATGGTAGCATCAATCTACTATATAGACAGAGACTTAGAAAGGATAAAGGTATATTGTGAAAAAGATGTATTAACTTTGTGCAATGTTTTTCGCAAGATGAGGCAGGAAGACTTATTACAACGAGAAATTTAGATTTTAATAATTATATTTGAATGGAGACACCTTATACTGATACACAAATTGCAGATATTGGAGATAATATTATCCAAGTTTTAAAAACCATCTACGACCCTGAAATCCCAGTGGACATCTATGAACTAGGACTAGTGTACGATGTACAAATTAATGAAAACGGAGGGGTAAAAGTAGTGATGACTTTAACTTCCCCAAATTGTCCTGTGGCAGAATCTCTTCCGCAAGAAGTAAAAGAAAAAGTTGCCTTGGCAACTGGAGTAACCGAGGTAGAAATAGAGCTTACCTTTGAACCCGCTTGGGATAGAGATATGATGAGTGAAGAAGCTAAATTTGAGCTTGGTATGCTATAACCTAACCTTAGGATAAACTAATAAAATAACCCATGACGGATTTCCATCATGGGTGTTTTTTTTACATCTCAAAAAGATCTTCATCCAAAAAATATTGAATAATTGCCTTTTTCATCAATATGGTTTGTTCATTAGGTTTTAGTTCCGGGACCTGCTGAAGTTGCTCATATTGTGGCCATCCATCTTTATAATTGGTAAATTTATAATATCCGTAAGGCTCCAACAATCTACAAACTGCAATATGCAAAAGATCCAACTTGTCATCTTTTGTATATTTTTGTTTTCCACTTCCCAATTCTTGTACTCCTATCAAGAATAAAAGAGTTTCTATAGGCGGGTTGGGTTCTGTATCAAAATTAGTATGGAAAAACAATTCTACTTTTTTCCATAGCTCTGCTTCTTTCATTGTTTATTTGTTTAGATTTATTATTAATCTTTTATTCCTTCTAATTTAAAAAGGAAGGCATACTCTAAAACATCGTCCTTTAAAGCTTCAAACCTACCACTAGCACCTCCATGTCCTGCAGACATATCGGTTTTTAAAAGTAATATATGGTCATCAGTTTTAAAATCTCTTAATTTCGCTACCCATTTTGCTGGCTCCCAATACTGAACTTGGGAATCGTGCAATCCTGTTGTTACCAGCATATTTGGGTATTCTTTTGCTTCTATATTATCGTAAGGAGAGTAAGATTTCATATAATCATAATACTCTTTATCATTAGGATTACCCCATTCATCATATTCACCAGTAGTAAGGGGAATGGTTTCATCCAACATGGTGGTTACCACATCCACAAACGGAACTTGAGCAACTACTCCCTTAAAAAGTTGAGGTTCCATATTGATAACAGCTCCCATCAACAAACCACCAGCACTTCCTCCCATAGCATACAAATGATCTGATGAGGTATAATTAATGTTCACCAAATGTTTGGCTGCATCTATAAAATCATAAAAAGTATTCTTTTTACTCAGCATTTTTCCATCTTCATACCATTCTCTTCCTAGGTATTCCCCACCTCTGATATGTGCAATGGCATAAATAAAGCCTCTTTCTAAAAGCGATAATCTAACACTGGAAAAACTAGCATCTATAGTACAGCCATAACTCCCATAACCATAAAGCAAAAGAGGCGTATTTTCTGTAGGAACAGTATCTTTATGTCTCACTAAAGAAATTGGGATGCTCTCTCCATCACGAGCGGTAGCCCATAATCTTTCTGAGATGTAATCTTCTGTCTTAAACTTGCCTCCTAATACTTCTTGTTGTTTCAATATTCGAGAAGATTTGGTCTTCATATTATACTCATAAGTAGTGGAAGGACTGGTTAAGGATGAATATCCATATCGCAAAACTTCTGAATTAAAATCCAAATTAAGTCCTATATACGCTGTATAGGTAGGATCATGAAATGCTAAATCTTCAACTTCACCACTTTCCCAATTCTGAATTTTAATTTTTAAAAGCCCTTCTTCTCGCTCTTCGATGACTAAATAATCATTAAAAATTTCGAAGCCTTCTAACAAAACTTCTTCTCTATGGGCAATTACATCCTGCCAATTTTCTAAGCTTGGTTGGGAGATAGGGGTTTTTACCAATTTGAAATTAAAGGCGTCATCTGCATTAGTGATGATGAAAAAATCTTTGCCAAATTGCTCTACAGAGTATTCTAAATCTTCGGTTCTCTCTTGTATTACTTGCCATTCTGCAAAAGGTTGAGAGGAGGGTATAAACCATATTTCATCCGACAAAGTACTAGAGGTTGCCAAGAAAATATACTCAGCCGATTTAGATTTAAAAATTCCTACAGAAAAGGTATCATCTTTTTCTTCATAAACTAAGTCTGCTGCAGTTTTACCTTCAATCGCATATCGGTACACTTGGTTAGGCCTTAAGCTCTCATCCATAGTAATGTAAAAAATATGCTGATGATCTGCTGACCAAACAATTTTTCCTGTACAAGCTTCGATAAAATTTTCTTGAATTTCACCAGTTTCTAAATCTTTAAAATATGCTTGGTAAATTCTACGTCCTACCTTATCATAAGAAAAGGCTAGCTTCTTATTATCATCGCTTACACAAAGGCTACCTATCTCAAAAAAATCCAAACCTTCTGCAAGGAGATTACTATCCAACAAAACCTCTTCAGGAGCTTCTAAACTCCGATGTTTTCGGGTGAAGATGGGGTATTCCTTTCCTTTTTCATATCGGGTAATATACCAATATCCGTTATAAAAATAAGGCAATGAGGAGTCATCCTTCTTATAACGAGCCTTCATTTCTTCATAAAGGTCATTTTGGAAATCTTCGGTATCTTTTAGTATGTTTTCAGTATATTTATTTTCTTCTTCTAAATAGGAAATTACTTCCGGATTTTCTCTTTCATTAAGCCAGTAATACGGATCTATCCTGGTATCGTTATGTTTAACTAATTCCTTATTTATCTTTTTTGCTAAAGGGGGATGCATGATTATAATTTGTGAGTAAAATTAAACAAAAAAACCATCACCACCCTACGGGCAATGATGGTTTTATCTCTCGGAAATAAATGAATTATTTATTAACCGTTTTTAAATATTTTTCTAAAGCCATTGTCATAGAAGGAGCTTCTTTTGTTGGAGCCATAAAATCTATTTTCAGATTATGCTCTTCTGCAGCTTGTTGAGTATTTAACCCAAATACCCCAATTTTGGTATCTCCTTGTACAAAATCTGGGAAGTTTTCGAATAAAGAGCGAACTCCTTGGATACTAAAGAAAATAATTGCATCATAATCCTTGATATTAATATCCGTAAGATCACTGCACACAGTACGGTACATAATTCCTCTTGTCCAATCTACCCCTGCCTCATCTAGCACCTTTGTAAGGTCGTCACTAAATACATCAGAAGAAGGAAGAAGATATTTTTCGGTATTGTGTTTCTTTAATAATGGTAGTAAATCTTTAGCTGTTTTTTCTCCGAAACTGATTTTACGTTTTCTATAAACAATGTGTTTCTGAAGGTAATTTGCTACTGCTTCACTCTGGCAGATGTAACGCATGCTATCTGGAACTGAGAAGCGCATTTCCTCAGCCAATCTAAAATAATGATCAATAGCATTTCTACTGGTAAAGACTACTCCTGAGAATTTACTAAGATCAATTTTCTGAGCGCGTAATTCCTTTGCATCTACACCTTCAACGTGAATAAAAGATCTAAAATCTAATTTCACTTTCTCCCTTTTTATGATTTCTGAGTAGGGAGAGGTCGCCATGTTAGGCTCTGGTTGCGATATAAGAACTGATTTTATTTTCATCAATTTTTCTTTTATAAACCTAAAAATAGAAATTTCCATACTACCAAAGTAGGTAATATTTGGAGTGTGCAAATGTACAAAAATTTATAATACCATTCTTTAGGAAACGCAGGG encodes:
- a CDS encoding serine hydrolase, coding for MKKMFTIILGGLALIIALMYAFGYDYIFTAIKLTYLKGETGATIKDGPYFAKSQISPGIIQPWEKDSLYNKTPLPEKVLKHLNQSKTASFLVFKDGKILSEQYWDGNPTTLTNSFSMAKSVAVMLTGIAIQDGKIKSLQQKLSDFYPNFAKDPLGKNCTLEDLSSMESGLKWSEDYQNPFGPNAKAYYGKNLPEWMLNQPFDTEPGTKFEYLSGATQLLGFVLRKAVDLPLGVYLSEKIWQPLGMENGAYWGMDQDNGMEKTYCCINATSRDFAKLGQLLLNHGNWNGRQIISHDFVQKMITGTTLSQQSYGNGIWVNNDSDIPHYYLRGLYGQYVICIPQYNMIIVRTGSSRDETMDNKKRPVEVDFFVHEMVKLYQ
- a CDS encoding iron-sulfur cluster assembly protein — protein: METPYTDTQIADIGDNIIQVLKTIYDPEIPVDIYELGLVYDVQINENGGVKVVMTLTSPNCPVAESLPQEVKEKVALATGVTEVEIELTFEPAWDRDMMSEEAKFELGML
- a CDS encoding uroporphyrinogen-III synthase, with the protein product MKIKSVLISQPEPNMATSPYSEIIKREKVKLDFRSFIHVEGVDAKELRAQKIDLSKFSGVVFTSRNAIDHYFRLAEEMRFSVPDSMRYICQSEAVANYLQKHIVYRKRKISFGEKTAKDLLPLLKKHNTEKYLLPSSDVFSDDLTKVLDEAGVDWTRGIMYRTVCSDLTDINIKDYDAIIFFSIQGVRSLFENFPDFVQGDTKIGVFGLNTQQAAEEHNLKIDFMAPTKEAPSMTMALEKYLKTVNK
- a CDS encoding SprT family zinc-dependent metalloprotease, which encodes MSLATLEKYLPKDALFYVEKWLQPFPIEIRISRNRESKLGDYRYHPIKRCHQISVNYNLPPDLFFFVLSHEIAHLLVRVSFPRAQAHGPEWKNAYRELLLESVLVYQEDFQPLVEQFSTNPKANFSVSPEIVNYFRPQTNASSFDGLKSGNLFEFRQQRYQLLEKKKKRYLCRNVSTGKEYLFQACAEIKIVANDSR
- a CDS encoding mannose-1-phosphate guanylyltransferase, producing the protein MIVDNKYCVIMAGGVGSRFWPISTSKFPKQFQDILGVGRTMIQQTYDRIKKVVPLDHIYVITSAEHVDVVQAQLPDLNPENIVGEPMMKNTAACNLYMALKIQDRNPEACIAVLPSDHLILKEDIFEEKVNIAFEETKEYKTLVTIGIEPTRPETGYGYIQFLDKKDDNVFKVKTFTEKPSLEVAKTLLESGDFLWNAGIFVWEAHEIVSAFQKFLPEMYQQFSDCPYNTEDEKSYIATVYPKIQKISIDNGILEKAKNVAVVPADLGWSDLGTWTSIYENAEKDENNNADNSRYVLTYDATGNIIHIKNKNKAVIIDGLNDYIIVDTDKALLICPRDHDQEIKDYVTELKTLKKGEKFI
- a CDS encoding S9 family peptidase: MHPPLAKKINKELVKHNDTRIDPYYWLNERENPEVISYLEEENKYTENILKDTEDFQNDLYEEMKARYKKDDSSLPYFYNGYWYITRYEKGKEYPIFTRKHRSLEAPEEVLLDSNLLAEGLDFFEIGSLCVSDDNKKLAFSYDKVGRRIYQAYFKDLETGEIQENFIEACTGKIVWSADHQHIFYITMDESLRPNQVYRYAIEGKTAADLVYEEKDDTFSVGIFKSKSAEYIFLATSSTLSDEIWFIPSSQPFAEWQVIQERTEDLEYSVEQFGKDFFIITNADDAFNFKLVKTPISQPSLENWQDVIAHREEVLLEGFEIFNDYLVIEEREEGLLKIKIQNWESGEVEDLAFHDPTYTAYIGLNLDFNSEVLRYGYSSLTSPSTTYEYNMKTKSSRILKQQEVLGGKFKTEDYISERLWATARDGESIPISLVRHKDTVPTENTPLLLYGYGSYGCTIDASFSSVRLSLLERGFIYAIAHIRGGEYLGREWYEDGKMLSKKNTFYDFIDAAKHLVNINYTSSDHLYAMGGSAGGLLMGAVINMEPQLFKGVVAQVPFVDVVTTMLDETIPLTTGEYDEWGNPNDKEYYDYMKSYSPYDNIEAKEYPNMLVTTGLHDSQVQYWEPAKWVAKLRDFKTDDHILLLKTDMSAGHGGASGRFEALKDDVLEYAFLFKLEGIKD
- a CDS encoding 3'-5' exonuclease, which gives rise to MISNIPIEKILFLDIETVPQAEKWEDLDETTQKLWDKKTATQRKEDISAADFYEQRGGIMAEFGKIICISVGMLSSKTGKLKIHSFYGHDERKILEDFSEMFTSPKLNAVLLCGHNGKEFDFPFIARRMLVHMIPPPKPFQLFGKKPWEVPHLDTMELWKFGDWKSFASLELLAHLFNIPTPKDDIDGSMVASIYYIDRDLERIKVYCEKDVLTLCNVFRKMRQEDLLQREI